In Streptomyces sp. NBC_00878, a single window of DNA contains:
- the nudC gene encoding NAD(+) diphosphatase produces the protein MTTWTDHTADRPISLTAPSGIDRAAHHRLDEAWLAAAWSHPTTRAFVVSGGQVLIDETADGTTELVMTPSFEAPLTEAHRYFLGTDDDGVSYFALQKDALPGRMDQSARAAGLREAGLLLSPRDAGLMVHAVALENWQRLHRFCSRCGERTVIAAAGHIRRCPACGAEHYPRTDPAVIMAVTDHEDRILLGRQVHWPEGRFSTLAGFVEPGESIEQSVRREVFEEAGVTVGEVEYIASQPWPFPSSLMLGFMARATSSEINVDGEEIHEARWFSREDLRAAFESGEVLPPYGISIAARLIELWYGKPLPTRGAAA, from the coding sequence GTGACCACCTGGACCGACCACACCGCCGACCGTCCCATCTCGCTCACCGCCCCGAGCGGCATCGACCGGGCCGCCCACCACCGGCTCGACGAGGCCTGGCTCGCCGCGGCGTGGAGCCACCCCACCACCCGCGCCTTCGTGGTCTCCGGCGGCCAGGTCCTCATCGACGAGACAGCGGACGGCACCACCGAACTCGTCATGACCCCGTCCTTCGAAGCGCCCCTCACCGAAGCGCACCGCTACTTCCTCGGCACCGACGACGACGGCGTCAGCTACTTCGCACTCCAGAAGGACGCCCTTCCGGGCCGCATGGACCAGTCCGCGCGCGCGGCGGGCCTGCGCGAGGCCGGCCTGCTCCTCTCACCGCGCGACGCGGGCCTGATGGTGCATGCGGTAGCCCTGGAGAACTGGCAGCGCCTGCACCGCTTCTGCTCCCGCTGCGGCGAGCGTACGGTGATCGCCGCGGCCGGCCACATCCGCCGCTGCCCCGCCTGCGGCGCCGAGCACTACCCGCGCACCGACCCCGCCGTGATCATGGCCGTCACCGATCACGAAGACCGCATCCTCCTCGGCCGCCAGGTCCACTGGCCCGAAGGCCGCTTCTCCACCCTCGCCGGCTTCGTCGAGCCCGGCGAGTCCATCGAGCAGTCGGTCCGCCGCGAGGTCTTCGAAGAGGCCGGCGTCACCGTCGGCGAGGTCGAATACATCGCCAGCCAGCCCTGGCCCTTCCCCTCCAGCCTCATGCTGGGCTTCATGGCCCGCGCCACCTCGTCGGAGATCAACGTCGACGGCGAGGAGATCCACGAAGCCCGCTGGTTCTCCCGCGAAGACCTGCGGGCCGCCTTCGAGTCCGGGGAGGTCCTGCCTCCGTACGGCATCTCGATTGCGGCCCGCCTGATCGAACTCTGGTACGGCAAGCCCCTGCCGACGCGCGGAGCGGCCGCCTGA
- a CDS encoding mycoredoxin, with translation MPGTVTMYSTTWCGYCRRLKSQMDREGITYDEINIEHDPASAAFVEKANGGNQTVPTVLFPDGSTLTNPSLAQVKQKIGA, from the coding sequence ATGCCGGGCACTGTGACGATGTACAGCACCACGTGGTGTGGCTACTGCCGTCGGCTGAAGAGCCAGATGGACCGCGAGGGCATCACGTACGACGAGATCAACATCGAGCACGACCCGGCGTCCGCGGCCTTCGTGGAGAAGGCGAACGGCGGAAACCAGACAGTTCCCACCGTTCTCTTCCCGGACGGTTCGACGCTGACGAACCCTTCGCTGGCGCAGGTCAAGCAGAAGATCGGCGCGTAG